Proteins encoded within one genomic window of Porphyromonadaceae bacterium W3.11:
- a CDS encoding IS256 family transposase encodes MQFKEILSNVMTEPNGVGRLMELIIEIAMQGERELYKEDSGDVSNGYRPRRIFASGNMLELRVPRTRQQGFMPLILGVLKDQEKEMGELAGYLYSCGNTMEDISGVFECLYGKRYSTSQINRLSLSTQEAVEEWRQRRLPRTLEALVIDATYLPVRRGESVSKEAFFVVMSLDSEGRRDIVGVYNNPTEGSGIWGEFFEDLKSRGLEEVGLIISDGLNNIEEVAREHFTEVEVQLCTVHLQREITRKIRPRDKSAIASDLQEVFSKDGSRSSPLDGLESFKNFAFRWRKSYPFLTKIANGQRIEYYFTYLKYDVSVRKYIHSTNWIERFNRQVKKGARYKCALPSVESALHLIGSIAINANYLKKRIGDLTLGLRKNNEK; translated from the coding sequence TTAATCATCGAAATAGCGATGCAAGGGGAGAGGGAACTGTATAAAGAAGATAGTGGCGATGTGAGCAATGGATACCGCCCCCGTCGCATCTTTGCGAGTGGTAATATGCTAGAATTACGAGTACCCCGAACTCGACAGCAGGGCTTCATGCCCTTGATTTTAGGCGTTCTCAAAGATCAAGAGAAAGAGATGGGAGAACTAGCAGGTTATCTATATAGCTGCGGTAATACGATGGAGGATATCTCTGGAGTATTCGAGTGTTTGTATGGTAAACGTTATAGTACGAGTCAAATCAATCGTCTCTCCTTATCGACCCAAGAAGCAGTAGAAGAGTGGCGTCAAAGACGTCTACCGAGGACTTTAGAGGCACTTGTTATCGATGCTACATATCTTCCTGTACGGAGAGGAGAAAGTGTGAGCAAGGAGGCATTTTTTGTAGTGATGAGTTTAGATAGCGAAGGACGTCGAGACATCGTGGGTGTCTATAATAATCCAACAGAGGGAAGCGGCATCTGGGGCGAGTTTTTTGAGGATCTAAAAAGCCGAGGACTCGAAGAGGTAGGACTAATCATTTCAGACGGGTTGAATAACATTGAAGAGGTTGCACGTGAGCACTTTACAGAAGTGGAAGTCCAGCTCTGCACGGTGCATCTACAGCGAGAAATAACTCGAAAGATACGCCCTCGAGATAAGTCAGCCATCGCAAGTGATCTACAGGAGGTCTTTAGTAAAGACGGCTCAAGAAGCTCACCTTTAGATGGCCTAGAGAGCTTTAAAAACTTTGCGTTCAGATGGCGTAAGAGCTATCCTTTTCTCACAAAAATAGCTAACGGTCAGAGGATAGAGTATTACTTCACATACCTAAAATACGACGTCAGTGTTCGCAAGTACATTCATAGTACTAACTGGATAGAACGCTTCAATAGACAGGTAAAGAAAGGGGCTCGATATAAATGTGCATTACCTAGCGTAGAATCCGCTCTACACTTGATAGGTAGTATTGCAATCAATGCAAACTATCTGAAGAAAAGAATAGGAGATCTAACTCTTGGACTTAGGAAGAACAATGAAAAGTAA
- the nifJ gene encoding pyruvate:ferredoxin (flavodoxin) oxidoreductase translates to MKKEKKFITCDGNYAAAHIAYMFSEVAAIYPITPSSTMAELVDEWSAQGRQNIFGETVKVQEMQSEAGAAGAVHGSLQAGALTSTFTASQGLLLMVPNMYKIAGELLPTVFHVSARAIAAHSLSIFGDHQDVMSTRSTGFAQLASGSVQEVMDIAAVAHLASIKTRVPFIHFFDGFRTSHEIQKVELMEEDSLRPLIDMEALTNFRKRALSPDAPVTRGTAQNDDVYFQAREASNPFYESVPEVVQSYLDEIYAVTGRQYKLFDYYGAEDAEHVIIAMGSVTETIREVIDTYAEDGKKVGLLSVHLYRPFSAKHFLSAMPKTVKRIAVLDRTKEPGAYGEPLYLDVKACYYGQENAPEIVGGRYGLSSKDTTPAQIVAVYENLSMKMPKNNFTIGIVDDVTFTSLPQAADPEVKTDAYECKFYGMGSDGTVGANKNSIKIIGGSTDKYCQAYFQYDSKKSGGFTCSHLRFGDSPIRSTYYVNRPHFLACHQPAYLRLYDITKGLRKGGTFLLNSIWDIDQIEEHLPNRVKTYFAKNDIKFYMINATKIAHEIGLGNRTNTILQSAFFKISGVIPYDQAVDQMKKFIVKSYGKKGEQVVNLNFQAVDKGGEMIIEVPVKPEWATLDPDPVDSHDDDTAFVRDVVRVINAREGDSLPVSAFNNYEDGTWPAGTSASEKRGVAAYVPEWYAENCIQCNQCAYVCPHATIRPFLLNEEEVQAAPNGYHTLKAIGKGMDGHKFHIQVDVLDCLGCGNCADVCPGNKNGKALEMKEISSQLDQAPLWEFSVKEVSNKAHLVDVKSNVKNSQFAQPLFEFSGACAGCGETPYVKLLTQLFGTRQMIANATGCSSIYSASSPTSAYTTNDLGQGPAWANSLFEDNAEFGLGMYLATQKIRERLSRLVADIINGEGEAPIDIELLKQWYEFKDDSDKSRELADKIKPLLKNQTSHMGKELAALSSFFVKRSQWIIGGDGWAYDIGFGGLDHVLASGENINILVLDTEVYSNTGGQSSKSTPTGAIAKFAASGKRVRKKDLGLIASSYGYVYVAQVAMGANHAQTLKAIREAEDYDGPSLVIAYSPCIEHGLKAGMGKSQQEEKNAVECGYWQLWRHDPRLEEAGKNPFQLDSKEPDWDKFYGFLLGEVRYNSLHKQFPKQADELFSAAKKDAQHRYRKYKRLANAVYETDDFEATQKED, encoded by the coding sequence ATGAAAAAAGAAAAAAAATTTATCACGTGTGATGGTAACTATGCGGCTGCTCATATAGCATATATGTTCAGTGAAGTCGCAGCGATTTATCCAATCACCCCATCATCTACAATGGCTGAGTTGGTAGATGAATGGTCAGCTCAAGGAAGACAAAACATCTTTGGAGAAACCGTAAAGGTTCAAGAGATGCAGAGTGAGGCTGGTGCAGCAGGTGCTGTTCACGGTTCTCTTCAGGCTGGTGCACTAACAAGCACATTCACAGCTTCACAAGGGCTACTTCTCATGGTCCCTAACATGTATAAGATTGCTGGTGAACTTCTTCCAACAGTATTCCACGTATCTGCTCGTGCCATTGCAGCACACTCACTATCTATCTTTGGTGATCACCAAGACGTTATGTCCACTCGCTCTACTGGTTTTGCTCAACTAGCAAGTGGCTCAGTACAAGAAGTAATGGACATTGCTGCAGTTGCTCACCTTGCATCTATTAAGACTCGTGTCCCATTCATTCACTTCTTTGACGGTTTCCGTACTTCTCACGAAATACAGAAGGTAGAATTGATGGAAGAAGATAGCCTTCGTCCATTGATTGATATGGAAGCTCTTACTAACTTCCGCAAACGTGCTCTTAGTCCTGATGCTCCTGTTACTCGCGGTACTGCACAGAACGATGACGTTTACTTCCAAGCTCGCGAAGCTTCTAATCCATTCTATGAGAGCGTTCCTGAAGTAGTTCAGAGCTACTTAGATGAGATCTATGCAGTTACTGGCCGTCAGTACAAGCTATTTGATTACTATGGTGCTGAAGATGCTGAGCATGTTATCATCGCTATGGGCTCTGTTACAGAGACTATCCGTGAGGTAATCGACACCTACGCAGAAGATGGTAAGAAGGTAGGATTACTATCAGTACACTTATATCGCCCATTCTCTGCTAAGCACTTCCTAAGTGCAATGCCTAAGACTGTTAAGCGTATTGCAGTACTTGATAGAACTAAGGAGCCAGGTGCTTATGGTGAGCCTCTATATTTAGATGTAAAGGCATGCTACTACGGTCAGGAAAATGCTCCTGAGATCGTTGGTGGACGTTATGGTCTTTCAAGCAAGGATACCACACCTGCACAGATCGTTGCCGTTTATGAAAATCTTAGCATGAAGATGCCTAAGAATAACTTCACTATTGGTATCGTTGATGATGTAACATTCACATCACTACCACAAGCTGCTGATCCTGAGGTTAAGACTGACGCATACGAGTGTAAATTCTATGGTATGGGATCTGACGGTACTGTAGGTGCTAATAAGAACTCTATTAAGATTATTGGTGGAAGTACCGACAAGTACTGCCAAGCATACTTCCAGTATGACTCTAAGAAGTCTGGTGGTTTTACATGTAGTCACTTACGTTTTGGAGACTCTCCTATTCGTTCTACATATTACGTGAACCGTCCTCACTTCCTAGCATGTCACCAACCAGCGTACTTACGCTTGTATGACATCACTAAGGGGCTACGTAAGGGTGGTACATTCTTATTAAACTCTATTTGGGATATTGATCAGATTGAGGAGCACCTTCCAAATCGCGTTAAGACCTATTTTGCTAAGAATGATATCAAGTTCTACATGATCAATGCTACTAAGATTGCTCATGAGATTGGTCTTGGTAATCGTACTAACACTATCCTCCAGTCAGCATTCTTCAAGATTTCTGGCGTTATTCCTTATGACCAAGCTGTTGATCAGATGAAGAAGTTCATCGTGAAGAGCTATGGAAAGAAGGGTGAGCAAGTTGTAAATCTTAACTTCCAAGCTGTTGATAAGGGTGGTGAAATGATCATCGAGGTACCAGTTAAGCCAGAATGGGCTACACTAGACCCAGATCCAGTGGATTCTCACGATGATGACACTGCTTTTGTTAGAGATGTAGTACGCGTTATTAACGCACGCGAGGGAGACTCTCTTCCTGTATCTGCATTCAATAACTACGAAGATGGAACATGGCCAGCAGGTACATCTGCATCAGAAAAGCGTGGTGTAGCAGCTTATGTTCCAGAGTGGTATGCTGAGAATTGTATTCAGTGTAACCAGTGTGCGTACGTTTGTCCACACGCTACTATTCGTCCATTCCTATTAAACGAAGAGGAAGTTCAGGCTGCTCCTAATGGATATCATACTCTTAAGGCAATTGGTAAGGGTATGGATGGTCATAAATTCCATATCCAGGTAGATGTACTTGACTGTCTTGGTTGTGGTAACTGTGCTGACGTATGTCCAGGTAATAAGAATGGTAAGGCTCTTGAAATGAAAGAAATTTCATCTCAACTTGACCAAGCTCCTCTATGGGAATTCTCAGTTAAGGAAGTTAGCAATAAGGCTCACCTAGTAGACGTTAAATCTAACGTTAAGAACTCTCAGTTCGCTCAGCCTCTATTTGAATTTAGTGGTGCATGTGCTGGATGTGGTGAGACTCCATACGTTAAGTTACTAACACAGCTATTCGGTACACGTCAGATGATTGCTAATGCTACAGGATGTTCATCTATCTATTCAGCATCATCTCCAACATCAGCATACACCACTAATGACTTGGGACAAGGTCCAGCATGGGCTAACTCACTATTCGAGGATAACGCTGAATTTGGACTAGGTATGTACCTTGCAACTCAGAAGATTCGCGAACGTCTAAGTCGTTTGGTAGCTGATATCATCAATGGTGAAGGTGAAGCTCCTATCGATATTGAGCTACTTAAGCAGTGGTATGAGTTCAAGGACGATTCAGATAAGAGTCGTGAACTTGCTGATAAGATCAAGCCTCTACTTAAGAACCAGACAAGCCACATGGGCAAGGAACTAGCAGCTCTTTCTAGCTTCTTCGTAAAAAGATCTCAATGGATCATCGGTGGTGACGGATGGGCTTATGACATCGGTTTCGGTGGACTTGACCACGTTCTTGCTTCAGGTGAGAATATCAATATCTTAGTTCTTGATACTGAGGTTTATTCTAATACAGGAGGTCAGAGCTCTAAGAGTACCCCAACAGGTGCTATCGCTAAGTTTGCTGCATCAGGTAAGCGTGTTCGCAAGAAAGACCTAGGTCTAATTGCATCTTCATACGGTTACGTATATGTAGCACAGGTAGCAATGGGTGCAAATCATGCTCAGACATTGAAGGCTATTCGTGAGGCAGAAGACTACGATGGACCATCACTAGTCATTGCTTACTCTCCATGTATTGAGCATGGTCTGAAGGCAGGTATGGGTAAGTCTCAGCAAGAAGAGAAAAATGCTGTAGAGTGTGGTTACTGGCAATTATGGCGTCATGACCCACGTCTAGAAGAGGCTGGAAAGAATCCATTCCAACTTGACTCTAAAGAGCCAGACTGGGATAAGTTCTATGGTTTCTTACTAGGTGAGGTCCGCTATAACTCACTACACAAGCAGTTCCCAAAACAAGCTGACGAGTTATTCTCTGCAGCGAAGAAAGATGCTCAACATCGTTACAGAAAGTACAAGCGTCTTGCTAATGCTGTATATGAGACAGATGATTTTGAAGCAACTCAGAAAGAGGACTAA
- a CDS encoding AAA family ATPase, whose product MNEFVRAYQRLLEQTQETIRRTVYDEIDSTARLICIRGTRGIGKTTFLLEYAREKYGHDTQSCMYVNLNHFYFATSTLFEFASNFYQQGGKLLILDQIFKYPDWENELLRCYHEMPNLQIIFTASSVMNMESDYPALKSLMKVYDLHGFSFREYLNFHHKLNFKAYTLEEIINDHVSISSKILEQIHPIEDFKKYIKVGYYPPYMDATLYGETLVKNLNILLEVDMVYIRQIEPTYLHKLRKLLYLIAVQPKAVANVTLLSNEIGTSRATVMNYLKHLSDAQLIRMEYKEGYEYPKKPDRVYINDTNIASAMYPYQQSPEMIRKVFLISQLENAGYSVSHPEGTGVDFIVNGKYKLRSADLPRRKSTTDIIHIIENMVIGKDKQIPLWLFGFLY is encoded by the coding sequence ATGAACGAATTTGTAAGAGCTTATCAACGATTACTTGAACAAACTCAAGAGACCATAAGACGAACTGTGTATGATGAAATTGATTCCACAGCACGTTTGATATGCATTAGGGGTACTCGTGGGATTGGCAAAACAACGTTCCTGCTGGAATATGCTCGAGAAAAGTATGGTCATGACACGCAGTCTTGTATGTATGTGAACCTCAATCACTTCTACTTTGCCACAAGCACACTCTTCGAATTTGCTTCAAACTTTTACCAACAAGGTGGCAAGCTACTCATCTTAGACCAGATCTTTAAATACCCTGATTGGGAGAATGAGCTCCTAAGGTGTTACCATGAGATGCCTAACCTGCAGATCATCTTCACAGCTTCGTCTGTGATGAATATGGAAAGTGACTATCCAGCCCTTAAGAGTCTGATGAAAGTATATGATCTTCACGGCTTTTCATTCAGAGAGTATCTCAACTTTCATCACAAGTTAAACTTTAAGGCATATACACTCGAAGAAATCATAAATGATCACGTGAGTATATCCTCTAAGATATTGGAGCAAATACATCCAATAGAGGACTTCAAGAAGTACATTAAAGTGGGATACTACCCACCGTACATGGATGCCACTCTATATGGAGAGACTCTTGTGAAAAATCTTAATATTCTATTGGAGGTAGATATGGTATATATTAGACAAATTGAGCCCACCTACCTTCATAAACTACGAAAACTACTGTACCTTATTGCTGTACAGCCTAAGGCAGTAGCTAACGTAACGTTATTGAGTAACGAAATCGGAACAAGTCGTGCAACGGTAATGAACTACCTCAAGCACCTATCAGATGCTCAACTCATTAGGATGGAGTACAAAGAAGGGTATGAATACCCTAAAAAACCCGATAGAGTGTACATCAATGACACTAACATCGCTTCTGCAATGTATCCATACCAGCAATCTCCGGAAATGATTCGTAAGGTATTCTTAATTTCTCAGCTAGAGAATGCAGGATACTCCGTGAGTCATCCAGAAGGCACAGGTGTGGACTTTATCGTAAATGGAAAATACAAACTTCGAAGTGCTGACTTGCCTAGAAGAAAATCGACCACCGATATTATTCATATTATTGAAAATATGGTGATTGGAAAGGATAAGCAGATACCATTGTGGCTCTTCGGATTTTTATATTAA
- a CDS encoding PhoH family protein, with protein MAKKNYVLDTNVILHDHKCIKNFQDNNVYIPITVLEEVDKFKKGFDQINFNARAFGRLLDDSIKEAEIDSDQNKSGENGVSIQDNGLLINADGGKVFILTNGQHHSRVNETFNTQINDHRILSAALTLSETSDLPTILVSKDVNLRIKAISLGLKSEDYTTDQVKNVEDIFSTNYHEVEVSDSSIIDRLYTSKQEGIPITEVTLPFTPMPNQTFVLKSTQSAALVRIDNDIERIRTIEKRTLMGITPRNAEQTMAFDLLMDPSLSLIAITGTAGTGKTLLALAAALALQDDFQQIILARPIVSLANKDIGFLPGDYKQKVMPYMQPLFDNLNVIKSQFAPNSSQIRMIEDMQQNEQLAIEALAYIRGRSLANVFCIIDEAQNLTPQEIKTIITRAGENTRMIFTGDVHQIDSPYLDSRSNGLAYMIEKMRGQQFFGHVNLLQGERSHLSDVAAKLL; from the coding sequence ATGGCAAAGAAAAATTATGTCCTAGACACTAATGTGATTCTTCATGATCATAAGTGTATAAAGAATTTTCAGGACAATAATGTATATATACCAATAACTGTATTAGAGGAAGTTGATAAATTCAAAAAGGGTTTTGATCAGATCAACTTTAATGCTAGAGCATTTGGCAGATTGCTAGATGATAGCATTAAGGAAGCTGAAATAGATTCAGATCAGAATAAGAGTGGTGAAAATGGCGTTTCTATACAGGATAATGGCCTCCTAATCAATGCTGATGGAGGGAAAGTTTTTATCCTAACAAATGGTCAGCATCATAGCAGAGTTAATGAGACCTTCAATACTCAGATTAACGATCACCGCATACTCTCTGCAGCCCTAACGCTATCGGAGACTTCGGATCTTCCTACGATACTTGTGTCCAAAGATGTTAATCTTAGGATTAAGGCCATCTCTTTAGGTCTAAAGTCTGAGGATTATACGACTGACCAAGTGAAGAATGTAGAGGATATTTTCTCTACCAATTATCACGAGGTGGAAGTCTCTGATTCGAGCATTATTGATCGTCTATATACTTCGAAGCAAGAGGGGATACCTATTACAGAGGTGACTCTTCCATTCACACCTATGCCTAATCAGACATTTGTTCTTAAGAGTACTCAGAGTGCCGCTCTCGTGAGAATAGATAATGATATCGAAAGGATCAGAACTATTGAGAAGCGTACACTGATGGGTATCACTCCCCGCAATGCTGAGCAGACTATGGCATTTGACTTATTGATGGATCCGTCTCTATCGTTAATCGCGATTACGGGTACAGCTGGTACGGGTAAAACGCTCTTAGCATTAGCTGCTGCTCTTGCTCTCCAAGATGATTTCCAGCAGATTATTTTGGCTAGGCCTATTGTTTCGCTTGCCAATAAGGATATCGGCTTTTTACCTGGTGATTATAAGCAAAAGGTAATGCCATACATGCAGCCTTTATTTGATAATCTTAATGTGATTAAATCCCAATTTGCACCAAATTCTAGCCAAATTAGGATGATAGAGGACATGCAGCAGAATGAACAGCTTGCTATCGAAGCACTAGCATATATTAGAGGTAGGAGCTTGGCTAATGTTTTTTGTATCATAGATGAAGCACAAAATCTTACCCCTCAAGAGATAAAGACTATTATTACACGAGCTGGAGAAAATACTCGTATGATCTTTACAGGCGACGTTCATCAAATAGACTCTCCTTATTTAGATAGTCGAAGTAATGGTCTTGCATATATGATTGAGAAGATGAGAGGTCAGCAATTTTTTGGTCATGTTAATTTACTTCAGGGAGAGCGTTCTCACCTCAGTGATGTTGCTGCCAAATTGCTTTAA
- a CDS encoding biotin/lipoyl-binding protein, which translates to MKKKSVKFSLVYRDMYQSSGKYQPRADQLEKIAPAIVEMGCFSRVETNGGAFEQVQLLYGENPNKAVRAFTKAFNEAGIQTHMLDRGLNGLRMYPVPADVRKLMYRVKKAQGVDITRIFCGLNDVRNIIPSIKYAKEAGMIPQATLCITHSPVHTVEYYTDVATQLIEAGAPEICLKDMAGIGRPATLGKIVKNIKTKFPDVIIEYHGHTGPGFSVASMLEVCRAGADYVDCAVEPLSWGKIHPDVITIQAMLRDAGFDVPDINLNAYMKVRSMTQDFLDDFLGYFTNDNNFKMTSLLVGCGLPGGMMGSMMADLKGVHSGINMFHKQNGTPELSIDDLMVKLFLEVEYVWPKLGYPPLVTPFSQYVKNVALMNVFNMERGEGRWQAIDPNTWDMILGKAGHLPGKLDPEIIELAKEKGLEFSETNPQDNYPDALDDFKKIMDEEGWDYGQDNEELFELAMHERQYRDYKSGVAKQRFEEDLAKIKAEKDAKAGYTPEMVKEMEQINLENIQAKKRANLNPITAPISGQVFWDVDFEDRSAVPAIGTSYHAGDKLCFVQSPVSYSMDVLVGVSGRIREIVAEQGAQVKKGDVIAYMDEVTDYLPEKEEKNARISRIEGSEYKSKKQLNKKK; encoded by the coding sequence ATGAAGAAAAAATCTGTTAAATTCAGTCTCGTATACAGAGACATGTATCAGAGCTCAGGAAAATATCAGCCTAGAGCTGACCAACTCGAAAAAATCGCTCCTGCAATCGTCGAAATGGGCTGCTTCTCAAGAGTAGAAACCAATGGTGGAGCTTTCGAGCAAGTACAACTTCTTTACGGTGAAAATCCCAACAAAGCAGTTAGAGCATTTACCAAAGCATTTAATGAGGCTGGTATCCAGACACATATGCTTGATAGAGGGTTGAATGGGCTTAGAATGTATCCAGTACCCGCTGACGTTCGTAAGCTTATGTATCGTGTCAAGAAGGCTCAGGGAGTTGATATTACTCGTATCTTCTGTGGACTAAATGATGTTCGTAATATTATTCCTTCAATTAAATATGCTAAAGAGGCTGGAATGATTCCTCAGGCGACTCTATGTATCACTCACTCACCTGTTCATACAGTAGAGTACTATACTGATGTCGCTACTCAGTTAATTGAGGCGGGTGCTCCTGAGATCTGCCTTAAAGATATGGCTGGTATTGGACGTCCTGCTACTCTTGGTAAAATTGTCAAGAATATAAAAACTAAATTCCCTGATGTTATTATAGAGTATCACGGTCACACTGGTCCAGGCTTTTCTGTAGCATCTATGCTAGAGGTATGTCGTGCTGGTGCAGATTATGTGGATTGTGCTGTAGAGCCTCTATCATGGGGTAAGATTCACCCCGATGTAATTACAATTCAAGCCATGCTTAGGGATGCTGGTTTTGATGTCCCTGACATTAACTTGAATGCCTATATGAAGGTTCGTTCGATGACTCAAGACTTCCTTGATGACTTCTTAGGGTATTTCACTAATGATAATAACTTTAAGATGACCTCTCTCCTAGTAGGTTGTGGCTTACCAGGAGGAATGATGGGTTCTATGATGGCGGATCTAAAGGGTGTTCACTCTGGAATTAATATGTTCCATAAGCAAAATGGCACTCCTGAATTGTCTATTGATGATTTGATGGTTAAGCTATTCTTAGAGGTAGAGTATGTATGGCCAAAGCTAGGATATCCACCATTGGTAACACCGTTCAGCCAGTACGTCAAGAATGTGGCTCTTATGAATGTATTCAATATGGAGCGTGGCGAAGGCAGATGGCAAGCCATTGACCCAAATACATGGGATATGATACTAGGTAAGGCTGGTCATCTTCCAGGTAAGTTGGATCCAGAAATTATTGAACTTGCGAAAGAGAAGGGACTTGAATTCTCTGAAACTAATCCACAGGATAACTATCCAGATGCACTTGATGATTTCAAGAAGATTATGGATGAAGAAGGCTGGGATTATGGTCAGGATAATGAAGAGCTATTCGAATTGGCTATGCACGAACGTCAGTATAGAGACTACAAGAGTGGCGTAGCAAAGCAGAGATTTGAAGAGGATTTAGCTAAGATTAAGGCTGAAAAGGACGCTAAAGCTGGATACACTCCTGAGATGGTGAAGGAGATGGAGCAGATTAATCTTGAAAATATCCAGGCTAAGAAACGTGCTAACCTGAATCCTATTACCGCTCCTATCAGTGGTCAGGTATTCTGGGATGTTGACTTCGAGGATCGTTCGGCAGTACCTGCTATCGGTACTTCATATCACGCAGGGGATAAGCTATGCTTTGTACAAAGTCCTGTGTCATATAGTATGGACGTACTCGTTGGGGTCTCTGGGCGTATTCGTGAGATCGTCGCTGAGCAAGGTGCTCAAGTCAAGAAAGGTGATGTTATTGCCTATATGGATGAAGTAACTGATTATTTACCTGAAAAGGAAGAAAAGAATGCTCGTATCTCTCGCATAGAGGGAAGTGAGTATAAGTCTAAAAAACAGCTAAATAAAAAGAAGTGA
- a CDS encoding lipopolysaccharide kinase InaA family protein, whose protein sequence is MKRVIKINPKFKSLLPYLETLDENFAQSGTTIYKDRNEVKVMDWNGCLINVKKYTIPNVINRVVYTTLRKPKAVRAYHYADILRENGIATPEPIGYRLEKKGLNLGYSYLVTVHLPSQNMLYEFGEGGIEGREDIIKGLGAFAGKLHDAGILHLDFSPGNVLYKRNDEGEIEFNLVDINRLSFGPVSIRKGCASFERLWGGDDFLDLLSESYAEARGEKNVEMVKKWIHNYHRRYWSHRSPWVIKK, encoded by the coding sequence TTGAAGCGGGTCATAAAAATCAATCCTAAGTTTAAGTCACTTCTGCCATATTTAGAGACTCTTGACGAGAATTTTGCTCAATCTGGCACAACGATTTATAAGGATAGAAATGAGGTGAAAGTAATGGATTGGAATGGTTGCTTGATTAATGTCAAAAAATATACCATCCCAAATGTTATCAATAGGGTAGTATATACGACTCTTAGAAAGCCGAAAGCAGTACGAGCATATCATTATGCTGATATCCTTAGAGAGAATGGAATTGCTACTCCTGAGCCTATTGGATACCGTCTTGAGAAAAAGGGGCTTAATCTTGGATATAGTTATTTGGTGACTGTACATTTACCATCTCAGAATATGCTCTATGAGTTTGGTGAAGGTGGTATAGAGGGTAGGGAAGATATTATTAAAGGATTAGGGGCATTTGCTGGGAAGTTACACGATGCAGGTATTTTACATTTGGATTTTTCTCCAGGTAATGTCTTATACAAGCGAAATGATGAGGGGGAGATAGAGTTTAACTTAGTAGATATTAATAGGTTATCATTCGGTCCAGTAAGTATTAGGAAAGGATGTGCCAGCTTCGAACGATTATGGGGTGGGGATGACTTTTTAGATCTTTTATCTGAAAGTTATGCTGAAGCAAGAGGGGAGAAAAATGTAGAAATGGTAAAAAAATGGATTCATAACTATCATCGAAGATATTGGAGCCATAGATCGCCATGGGTTATAAAGAAGTAG
- a CDS encoding DUF5063 domain-containing protein: protein MDKSKDQRSSVIMQPGVLDFIKYAAAYCALVEPQTTPYWSRDTINECRKLLGWVYATGLSLPDLSLDPFLQLERMVKESEYDLVRNRIQHTLGEHDLFLNAQMEEMKYSDVPVSVSTSEILADIYQELADTVWIFRGQIERNMHQAIAEIRYSLEHELGSLLLAATRQLHDLHIDPFFEVANDNDEFLG, encoded by the coding sequence ATGGATAAGTCTAAAGATCAGCGATCATCAGTGATAATGCAACCAGGGGTACTTGATTTTATTAAGTATGCTGCTGCATACTGTGCTCTTGTGGAGCCTCAAACTACTCCATATTGGAGTAGAGATACTATTAATGAATGTCGTAAACTTTTGGGATGGGTTTATGCTACAGGGCTTTCGTTACCAGACTTATCCCTTGACCCTTTTTTGCAATTAGAGCGAATGGTGAAGGAGTCTGAATATGACCTCGTACGGAATCGTATTCAGCATACTCTCGGGGAGCATGATCTTTTCCTAAATGCTCAGATGGAGGAGATGAAGTATTCGGATGTGCCCGTCAGTGTCAGTACTTCAGAAATATTAGCTGATATATATCAAGAACTAGCTGATACAGTATGGATTTTTAGGGGGCAAATAGAACGAAATATGCACCAAGCCATTGCCGAAATTAGGTATTCTCTTGAGCATGAACTAGGGAGCTTACTATTGGCAGCGACCAGACAGTTACATGATCTTCATATTGACCCATTTTTTGAGGTAGCTAATGACAATGATGAATTTTTAGGATAA